ACCATCTAGCTATGAGCGTACTGAAGCAACTCGTTCAAGCGAGAAAGAGTTAGGTTATGAATCTTCTGAATGGCATTTAGAAGAAGCAGATCATGGCCATGCTCATGCAGCTCCTGCTGCAAATAACGCAGCTGGTCAAAAGAAAGCAAATCAAGCAGCTCAACCTTCTGCTGCTCAGCCAAGCACTCAAAAAGCAGCAAGCCCTCTTGCATGGTTAGAGAACCTTTTTGTTCAAAAACAAGCTAAAACTATTGACCAATCTCGTTCAGCACAAAATGCTGCTGCGACAATTGAACAAATGGTTAATACTGGCGCTGTAAGCCGTGGCCAGTTTGGACAAGTTGTAGTACCGCCAGTTGCTGAAACTGTTCCAGCACCATCTAATAATGCTTACATTTCACAATCTCCGGCTAAACAGGACGTTCGTGAAAATGTTGAAAAAGACGATAAAGTACAACAACGTCCAAACAACAAAAAACGTAAGCACAAAGAGCAACGTGAACAACATCATCATGCTCAAGAACCACAACAACTGCAGCAGCAACAGCCACAACAGGTTCATGAAGAAGTTGTACAGTTATCACGTCAAGAACAACGTGAGTTAAAACGTCAACAAAAACGTCAGCACCCTGATCAGTCACATCCACAACATCAAAATGATGGACAACAAACTGAAAATGCTGTGCCGCGTCGTGACCGTAATAACCAACAACGTCCGAACCGTCCAAATCGCCACCGCGATCCAAGCGTATTGAATGAAAATCAAAATGCGCCGGCGGCACCAGCAGTTGTTGATGAGAAACAAATTAAGGTTAATTTGATTGATGCTCCAAAGCATGAAGTCATGAATACAGCCTTAGTGATCAATGTTGATCAGGCACAAAGCGAGATTATTGCTTTAACTCCTGAGCAACATGTTGAACGTACTGAAACAGCACCTGTTGTTGAAGTCGCTCAAGAGTCAGCTCCAGCACCTGTTGCTGTTGTAGAAGAGACCGTAACTGCTGAAGTAGAAGCAACTACGACTCCTCCTGCAGACAACAAAACTCAACCGCAAATCCAACGTGCGAGTAATGACCCTCGTATGCGTCGCCGTGAACAACGCAACGCAAAACGTGCTAAAGCTGCGGTACCTTCTATTGCCCCATCGCAAATTCCAACTTTGGCGCAATATACGATTGGTAGCTTGATTCGTCATGTTTATGGTGAAGATTGCACAGTATTGATTGAACAGTTTGGTTTAGTTCCAACATTCAATCGTGCATTGCAGAAGTTTGCAGATCAGTACACAAGTACTCTAGCAACTGAAGTCGTGTCTGATGCTGAAGACAAGAAGCCTGTTACTCGTGATGCAGAGCTTCCAAGCAACAAACCGTCACAAGAAGTAGAGCCTGCGCCTGTACTTGCATTGACGCCACAAAAAGAGCAAACACCACGTGTTGCTAATGATCCACGTGAGCGTCGTCGTTTAGCAAAACTTGCTGCTGAACAAGCTTTTGAGCAAGTTAAACAACAACACTCTGCACCAGAAGAGGCTGCTCCTGTAGCTCCAGCTGTTGAAGAAGCTGTGGTTGCTCCGGTTGCTGAAACACAAGCACCTGTTGAGTCAAAACAACAACCGCTTGAGCTTGATCAGGTTGCTGAAGTAGCGCAAAGTGAAACAACTGTAGTTGAAGCTCCTGTTGTGAAACAACCGAAAGCATCGACAAGAGCAAAAGCAGCTACAGAACAAGCAGTAGCACCAGCAGAAGCTACTTCAGAGGTTGAATCAGATGATTCTAAGGCAGATCTGGACAAACCAAATCGCCCTCCTCGCCGTCCTCGTGGTCGTCCACCAAAGAAAGCAAATCCTGTAGCTGAGTAAATCATTTGCTCAATTGCAGCTAATTTAAACAAACCTAGTCATTTCGATGACTAGGTTTTTTTTGTTATTTTTAAACAATTAGGTTGATTGCACTAGAAGAAAAGTTTTAAAAGCATGGTGAACCATGAAAAATACTGTACTTTTGCCAACGCAACCTTTTTTGGATTGATCGAAAAATAAATAGGATTGATATGAGCCAGACAACACAGACCGATATCATTACGCTTGGTGATGTTGCAACAAGACTTCCTAGCTTCATCCCCAAGGTACCCCATATCCTGAATGGTCTTAAACAGGCTTACTTAAGAACAGCAAATACACCAACAGGATTAGGTGTGGCTTTTGAAAAAGCTGTTAAGCGAAATCCGCAAGGTATTGCATTATTATTTGAAGATCAAAGTTACTCATATGAAGTTTTAAACGAATGGGCTAACCAGATTTCTCATTACTATCTCTCTCTCGGCGCACGTAAAGGTGACGTAATCGCCGTAATGGTTGAGAACCGTTCTGAGCTTATCGCTACGATTGTAGGCTTAGCTAAAATTGGGGTAACTATTGCGCTTGTTAATACCTCTCAAGTAGGTAAGGTCCTCGCTCATAGTATCAATCTTGTAAAACCAATTGCCGTAATTGCAGGTGAAGAAGTTCGAGCAGTCATTGATGAAATTCGTCAGGACCTCAATGTTCCCAAAGACCGTTTCCATTGGTTCGCAGATCAGGCTACACGTCAAGATGCGGGAACAGCACCTCAAGGTTATGCCAATCTTGCAATAGAAATTGATCAATTTCCAAAATTTAACCCATCGACTACGCAGTCTGTTCATGGGAATGATGGCCTGTTTTATATTTATACCTCTGGCACTACAGGCTTACCGAAGGCTGTTATTTTCAAACACAGTCGCTGGACGCTCGCATATGGCACCTATGGTCACATTTTAAACCTTGGCCCAGATGATGTGATGTATGTAACTTTACCGCTTTACCATGCAACTGGTGTAGTAGTTTGCTGGTGTGGTGTGATTGCTGGAAGTTCGACCCTTGCAATTCGACGTAAATATTCAACCAGTGCGTTCTGGAAAGATGTTCAGAAATTCAATGCCTCTGCAATTGGCTATGTAGGAGAGCTTTGCCGCTATTTAATGGATGCCCCTACAACAGAAATTGACCGTGCCCACCGCGTAACCAAAATGATCGGTAACGGCATGCGTCCAAACATCTGGGATAAGTTCAAACAACGTTTTGGTGTGCAAGAAGTTCTTGAGCTTTATGCCTCAAGTGAAGGCAATGTCGGGTTTAGTAATATTTTTAACTTTGACAACACCGTAGGTTTCTCTCCTACGCCATATGCCATTATTGAGTTTGATAAAGAGAAAAATGAACCTGTCCGCGATAAAAAGGGCTGGTGTAAAAAAGTTAAAGCAGGTGAAATTGGTTTGCTGGTCGGTAAAATTACCAGTCGCTCCCCTTTTGACGGCTATACAGACCCAGAAAAGAATAAATCTGTGATTATGAAAGATGTCTTTAAAAAAGGTGATTCATATTTCAACACAGGTGACCTTGTTCGTAATATTGGTTTCCGTCATGCCCAGTTTGTTGACCGCTTAGGTGATACCTTCCGCTGGAAAGGCGAAAATGTATCTACTACTGAAGTTGAGAACATGGTTTGTGAGTATGACAAAATCGCTGAAGCAGTGGTCTATGGGGTAGAAATCCCAAATACCAATGGTCGTGCTGGTATGGCAGCAATCACACTTGCTGATGGTGCTGAGTTAAATGAGTCTGATTTAACCGAAATGGTCACTATATTTAAAAAATGCCTACCTGCTTATGCCGTACCCGTGTTTTTACGTGTGCAAGCTAAAGTTGAAACAACTGGTACTTTTAAATATCAAAAGAATAAATTGAAGGAAGACTCGTTTAATCCAAGCAAAACTTCTGAACGTTTACTCGCTTTATTACCTGGTGCGAACAGTTATTGTGACGTCACAACTGAAATTTTTGACAACATTCAGGCATATAAATACCGTTTTTAGTTCATTTTTTAGCTAAACAAGAGGAAATCGTGCTTTTTATAGGCAATCATGCAAATGTTTTTGATTTACCTCTTGTGTTAGTTGAATAACTTGCTAAAATACGCGACATCAAAACGATACGGGTCGTTAGCTCAGTTGGTAGAGCAGCGGACTTTTAATCCGTTGGTCCCGCGTTCGAGTCGCGGACGACCCACCACTTATCTGTTTTGACCTATTTGGGTCGTTAGCTCAGCTGGTAGAGCAGCGGACTTTTAATCCGTTGGTCCCGCGTTCGAATCGCGGACGACCCACCAAATTCTAAAAAGCCTCTCACTGCGAGAGGCTTTTTTTATTGTTATCTTATTTTAGTTTCATGACTAAAAGATGACGATGCATTTCTTATATAAAATATCTTTAACCCAATTCATAAAGATTTCTAAACGTTTAGGAATATAGCTTCGGTTCGGATATAAAATATTGAGTGGCAAAGATTGAGCAGTATGTGCACTTAGCACTTCAACCAAGGTTCCTTGCTCTATTTTATCCTGAACATCGTAGTATGGAAGTTGAATAATCCCTAAGCCAGCACAAGCCGCTGCAACATAGGCTTCTGTATTATTTACACTTAAAGCACTATCAATCATCACTGTTCCATTTTGATATAAAAATATACCCTGCTTTTCTCCTACAGCGCCCGCATAGTTAATGAGTTTGTGCTGAGATAGATCTTCTAATTGTTCAGGAACACCGTACTGTTCCAAATAATGAGGACTTGCACAGTTCACCATAATCAAATTGCCAACGAACTTCGCGATCAAGCTACTATTCTCTAGCTGCCCCACCCGAACAACACAATCGATTCCCTTCTCGATCAAGTCAGTGATGTCATCTGAGCTATTCAGTTGTAAATGGATATCTGGATAACGACTATAAAAATCGGGAAGTTCAGGAATAATCACTTGATGCACAACTCGGCTGGGCATTGAAATTTTTAGCGTGCCACGGTAATGCTGCTTTTGCATTTGTATGAGTTGTTCAAGCTGCTCATAGTCAAATAATAGGTTTTGACATTCGGGCAATATTCTTTGTCCATCTTGAGTGAGGCTTACTTTGCGCGTAGTTCGATGAAATAACCGAACACCATAGTGAGTTTCCAGTTGCTGAATTGCACTCGTCACTGTCGAGCGAGGTAAATCAAGCTGATTTGCCACTTCACTAAAGCTTTGCCGTTTAGCGACTTCTGTAAAAATAAAAAATTGCTGCAACCGATCCATTTAATTGTTCGTATTTCCTGAATAGTTAAACCAAACTAGCATAATTGATCAAAAATTACCGCCAATCTAGACTAAAAACACATTAAAACAAGTCATCATAGGAACAATCATCATGGCAATTCATACTCTTAAAGATAAAGTTGTACTGATTACAGGCGGTGCAAAAAACTTAGGTGGACTTATTAGCCGTAAATTTGCAGAACAAGGTGCAAAAATTGCAATTCACTACAATAGCGTTGAAACTCAAGCAGATGCAGAACAGACACTCTCAGATGTAACAGCATTCGGTGTAGACGCTGTTTTAATTCAGGCAGATCTAAAGGATATTGATAATATTGAAAAGCTCTTCTTAGACACTAAACAACATTTTGGTGGAATTGATATTGCTATTAATACAGTTGGGAAGGTTTTAAAGAAATCGTTTTTAGACACCACAGAACAAGAGTTTGATAGCATGAGCGATATCAACTCAAAAATTGCCTATTTCTTTATTCAATCGGCGGGTCGTCATTTAAATGACGGCGGAAAGATCTGTTCAATCGTTACATCTCTTCTTGCAGCTTACACTGGGCTGTATTCAACCTATGAAGGCTTAAAAGCACCTGTTGAGCATTACACTCGCGCTGCATCCAAAGAGTTTGGTGATCGCCAGATTTCTGTGACTGCTGTTGCACCTGGCCCAATGGATACACCATTCTTTTATGGACAAGAATCTGCCGAGGCAGTGGCTTACCACAAATCAGCTTCAGCTTTAGGTGGGCTTACCAAAATTGAAGATATCGAATCTCTAGTTCGCTTTTTGGTGACCGATGGTTGGTGGATTACAGGTCAGACAATTTTTGCAAATGGTGGCTACACCACTCGCTAAAATCAAAAAGCCGCATTTGATAATGCGGCTTTTTCTTTGCTTTATTATAAAAACTCTTCAAGCACGGAGTTCAAGAAAATATGCCCTTGCTCTGTACAAGCCAAACGAGAACTATCCTCTACCAGAAGCTTTCTAGCTCTCAGTGAAGTGAGTACCTCGTTTAAATGATCTAAGCTTAAGCCTGTTCGCTGTTCATATAACTCAGCTTTTACCCCATCATTTAGACGTAAAGCATTCATCATAAACTCAAAAGGTAGCTCTTCTGCCTCAATCTTTTTCATTTGCAAGTGTTCAGCAGGAACCTTAGCTAAATAGTCTTTTGGCAAACGAGTCTTCTGGAAACGATACACACCATCGGGCCGTGTCACTTTGCCATGTGCACCTGCCCCAATCGCAAGATAATCACCAAATTCCCAATAATTCAAATTATGTGCTGAAGGCAGCTCTTTACGCCATGCCGAAACTTCATAATTTATAAAACCATTTGCCTTAAGATATGCCTCACCCTGCTCTTGAATGTCTTCAAGCATTTCATCTTGCGGTAAAACGGGTTGAGTACGGAAGAAAACGGTATTCGGTTCAATGGTAAGTTGATACCAACTAATATGAGTTGCGCCACTTTCTACAGCAAGCTTGAGATCATAGAGCGCCTGCTCTAGCGTTTGCTCAGGCAAACCATGCATTAAGTCTACATTCACTCGCTTAAAGCCAGCCTGCTTTGCTTGTTGAATCGCTTCAATTGCATTGTTTGCAGAATGAATACGGCCAAGCTTTTGCAAATGATCAGTATCAAAGCTCTGAACACCTATCGATAAGCGATTAATGCCAGCCTCTAAATACCCTGCAAATGGGTCATGCTCTACCGTTCCCGGATTTGCCTCTAAGGT
This region of Acinetobacter sp. XS-4 genomic DNA includes:
- a CDS encoding Rne/Rng family ribonuclease — encoded protein: MKRMLINATHAEEVRVALITGNRLYDFDLENRTREQKKSNIYKGHVTRVEPSLEAVFVEYGAGRQGFLSMREIANSYFQADPRQTSNIRELITEGTELLVQVEKEERGNKGAALSTFISLAGRYLVLMPNNPKGGGISRQISGSVREELKEILASLNLPRGMSVIVRTAGIGRTQEELQLDLQHLLDLWAQIQGTASSGPSPMLVHQEAGVVTRAIRDYLRDDVAEILIDSEQAYNEAYNFVKAVMPRQLDKLKTYTLNEPLFAHFGIESQIQTAYEREVKLPSGGSIVIDQTEALVSIDINSAKSTRGHDVEETALNTNLEAAEEIARQLRLRDIGGLVVIDFIDMTKERNQRMVEAKLREATQSDRARIQFGQLSRFGLMEMSRQRLRPSLEEATGYVCPRCHGTGMVRDLRSLSLSIMRKVEEIALRERHGEVQVEVPVEIAAFLLNEKRHSLVYLEQTSSVRVTILPHPHLETPHYEIQYNPDGFAPSSYERTEATRSSEKELGYESSEWHLEEADHGHAHAAPAANNAAGQKKANQAAQPSAAQPSTQKAASPLAWLENLFVQKQAKTIDQSRSAQNAAATIEQMVNTGAVSRGQFGQVVVPPVAETVPAPSNNAYISQSPAKQDVRENVEKDDKVQQRPNNKKRKHKEQREQHHHAQEPQQLQQQQPQQVHEEVVQLSRQEQRELKRQQKRQHPDQSHPQHQNDGQQTENAVPRRDRNNQQRPNRPNRHRDPSVLNENQNAPAAPAVVDEKQIKVNLIDAPKHEVMNTALVINVDQAQSEIIALTPEQHVERTETAPVVEVAQESAPAPVAVVEETVTAEVEATTTPPADNKTQPQIQRASNDPRMRRREQRNAKRAKAAVPSIAPSQIPTLAQYTIGSLIRHVYGEDCTVLIEQFGLVPTFNRALQKFADQYTSTLATEVVSDAEDKKPVTRDAELPSNKPSQEVEPAPVLALTPQKEQTPRVANDPRERRRLAKLAAEQAFEQVKQQHSAPEEAAPVAPAVEEAVVAPVAETQAPVESKQQPLELDQVAEVAQSETTVVEAPVVKQPKASTRAKAATEQAVAPAEATSEVESDDSKADLDKPNRPPRRPRGRPPKKANPVAE
- a CDS encoding long-chain-acyl-CoA synthetase, producing the protein MSQTTQTDIITLGDVATRLPSFIPKVPHILNGLKQAYLRTANTPTGLGVAFEKAVKRNPQGIALLFEDQSYSYEVLNEWANQISHYYLSLGARKGDVIAVMVENRSELIATIVGLAKIGVTIALVNTSQVGKVLAHSINLVKPIAVIAGEEVRAVIDEIRQDLNVPKDRFHWFADQATRQDAGTAPQGYANLAIEIDQFPKFNPSTTQSVHGNDGLFYIYTSGTTGLPKAVIFKHSRWTLAYGTYGHILNLGPDDVMYVTLPLYHATGVVVCWCGVIAGSSTLAIRRKYSTSAFWKDVQKFNASAIGYVGELCRYLMDAPTTEIDRAHRVTKMIGNGMRPNIWDKFKQRFGVQEVLELYASSEGNVGFSNIFNFDNTVGFSPTPYAIIEFDKEKNEPVRDKKGWCKKVKAGEIGLLVGKITSRSPFDGYTDPEKNKSVIMKDVFKKGDSYFNTGDLVRNIGFRHAQFVDRLGDTFRWKGENVSTTEVENMVCEYDKIAEAVVYGVEIPNTNGRAGMAAITLADGAELNESDLTEMVTIFKKCLPAYAVPVFLRVQAKVETTGTFKYQKNKLKEDSFNPSKTSERLLALLPGANSYCDVTTEIFDNIQAYKYRF
- a CDS encoding LysR family transcriptional regulator — its product is MDRLQQFFIFTEVAKRQSFSEVANQLDLPRSTVTSAIQQLETHYGVRLFHRTTRKVSLTQDGQRILPECQNLLFDYEQLEQLIQMQKQHYRGTLKISMPSRVVHQVIIPELPDFYSRYPDIHLQLNSSDDITDLIEKGIDCVVRVGQLENSSLIAKFVGNLIMVNCASPHYLEQYGVPEQLEDLSQHKLINYAGAVGEKQGIFLYQNGTVMIDSALSVNNTEAYVAAACAGLGIIQLPYYDVQDKIEQGTLVEVLSAHTAQSLPLNILYPNRSYIPKRLEIFMNWVKDILYKKCIVIF
- a CDS encoding SDR family oxidoreductase, giving the protein MAIHTLKDKVVLITGGAKNLGGLISRKFAEQGAKIAIHYNSVETQADAEQTLSDVTAFGVDAVLIQADLKDIDNIEKLFLDTKQHFGGIDIAINTVGKVLKKSFLDTTEQEFDSMSDINSKIAYFFIQSAGRHLNDGGKICSIVTSLLAAYTGLYSTYEGLKAPVEHYTRAASKEFGDRQISVTAVAPGPMDTPFFYGQESAEAVAYHKSASALGGLTKIEDIESLVRFLVTDGWWITGQTIFANGGYTTR
- the hemW gene encoding radical SAM family heme chaperone HemW, which translates into the protein MAVLNPASVPLSLYIHMPWCVRKCPYCDFNSHAVPDGALSSELEQTYLKALVADFETQLEMAQGRPIHSVFIGGGTPSLISAQGYVWLFAELKSLLKFEDGCEITLEANPGTVEHDPFAGYLEAGINRLSIGVQSFDTDHLQKLGRIHSANNAIEAIQQAKQAGFKRVNVDLMHGLPEQTLEQALYDLKLAVESGATHISWYQLTIEPNTVFFRTQPVLPQDEMLEDIQEQGEAYLKANGFINYEVSAWRKELPSAHNLNYWEFGDYLAIGAGAHGKVTRPDGVYRFQKTRLPKDYLAKVPAEHLQMKKIEAEELPFEFMMNALRLNDGVKAELYEQRTGLSLDHLNEVLTSLRARKLLVEDSSRLACTEQGHIFLNSVLEEFL